A stretch of Carya illinoinensis cultivar Pawnee chromosome 14, C.illinoinensisPawnee_v1, whole genome shotgun sequence DNA encodes these proteins:
- the LOC122293344 gene encoding uncharacterized protein LOC122293344, with protein MASSASSSETIISLKLLVDKSSNKVVFAEAGKEFVDFLFGLLQVPVGSIIGLLRDNDLAPGSGSLGRVHESIQNLDPSYLLPNLTKGSLLNPKSAFLSSTLTPPLLQKFVSPNPEIMPNPWRGGIVFPTTTGHVTSIPYENTTEKGYVRGVVTYMVMDDLTVKPMSTISSITLLNTLNIKDVSSVQEKKVEIDIKKGLELMQFSLYSTTVLTDVFLGHRE; from the exons ATGGCCAGCAGTGCCAGCAGCAGTGAGACGATAATTAGCTTGAAGCTCCTCGTAGATAAAAGCTCAAACAAGGTGGTGTTTGCAGAGGCCGGAAAGGAATTCGTGGACTTCCTCTTCGGACTTTTACAGGTACCTGTCGGTTCCATCATCGGACTTCTACGGGATAATGACTTGGCACCTGGGTCAGGGTCCCTGGGCAGAGTCCATGAGAGTATCCAAAACCTTGACCCCTCCTACCTTCTTCCAAACCTAACCAAGGGTTCTCTCTTGAACCCTAAATCAGCATTCCTATCTTCAACTCTTACCCCTCCATTGCTGCAAAAGTTCGTTTCACCTAACCCAGAGATCATGCCTAACCCCTGGCGGGGGGGTATTGTTTTTCCGACTACCACGGGTCATGTTACTAGCATACCATATGAAAACACTACTGAGAAAGGGTACGTTAGAGGTGTGGTGACATACATGGTGATGGATGATTTGACGGTGAAACCCATGTCAACCATTTCTAGCATTACCCTTCTCAACACTTTAAACATCAAAGACGTGAGTTCTGTCCAGGAGAAGAAGGTGGAGATTGATATTAAGAAG GGCTTGGAGCTGATGCAGTTTTCACTCTATTCCACCACAGTCCTGACAGACGTTTTCCTTGGGCACAGGGAGTAA